DNA from Tsuneonella dongtanensis:
AAACTGGGACGAGCTATCGTTTGACGAGCAGGTTGCGCTTGTCATGAAACAGGGGCGCCCAGCGTTTGGCGTGGAATTGCGTTGTGTCGACCTCGACGACCACACGAAGGTCCTGCCACGTGACGGCAAGTCCTCGGGCGCGTTGCAGGTACGCGGTCCCTGGGTCATCAAGCGGTATTTCAAAGCCGAGGAAGACGCGGTCGATTCCGATCAGTGGTTCGATACCGGCGATGTCGCCGTTATCCATCCCGATGGTACGCTCCAGCTCACCGACCGGACCAAGGACGTCATCAAGTCCGGCGGAGAATGGATCAGTTCGGTGGAGCTGGAGAACGCCGCTGTCGGCCATCCCGCTATTGCCGAGGCGGCTGCGATCGGCATTCCCCATCCCAAATGGGATGAGCGTCCCATTCTGGTCTGTGTTGCCAAGCCCGATATGATTGTGCGCGCCGAGGAAGTTCTCGACCATCTCCGGGACAAGGTCGCGAAGTGGTGGATGCCCGATGCAGTTGAATTCGTGGACGAAATACCGCACACCGGCACAGGCAAGATCAGCAAGAAGGATCTTCGCGAGAGGTTCCGCGACTACGTGCTGGAGAAGGTAGAATGAAAGTGCTTCTGAGGACCACGGTCGCGATTGGTGCAGGTCTGGCTACGGTACTTGCCGCGCAGCTAGCGATCGAGAATGCCGCTTGGTGGCTGACCGGGCACATGGCGACATTCGACGATCCGCTCGCCAACGCAATCAAGTTCGGCGTCGCCGCAGCAGGCGGGTTCGCACTCGCGCTTTCGATTGGGGTTCCGCCCGCGCGCAGGCGACGGCTTCTCTAGCTGAAAACCTCGTCGAACAGCGACATCGTCGCCGACCAGCTCTGGCGATCGGCACTGGCATCGTAGGCGGGTGGCCCTCCGGATGGAGGAGGTTTCGGATTGGTGAAGCCGTGAACCACCCGGCTGTAGGAATGGAAATGCCAGTTCGCCCCCGCGCGGTCCATTTCTTCCCAGAAGGCGATGACCTGCTCGCGCGGGACAAGCGGATCGGCGTCACCATGACAGACCAGGATGCGGGCCTTCACCTTGCCCGGTTCGGCAGGCGCTTTGGTGTCGAGCAGTCCATGAAAGCTGGCGACCGCTTCGAGGTCCGCACCTTCCCGTGCGAGCTCCAGAACCGCTTGTCCGCCCATGCAAAAGCCGATCGCGCCCTGCGCCAGACCCGGTACCGTTTCGCCCATTGCAGCGATTCCCGCCCGCAATCGTCTGCGATACTGCTCCGCCGCGGATCGCAGTTTGGTAGACAGATCCACTGACGCTGCGAAATTGGCCGGCGTTTCGCCGTAGAAATCGCACAGGAATGCAAGGAAACCCGCTTCGGCCAAGGCACGCGCCTTCGCTTCAACGGCAGGTGTCGGGTTCATAATTGTCGGGAACACTGCGATTGCGGCCCGTGCATCGCCTGACGGACGGAATACCTTGCCTGTCAGCAAGGTATCCCCGTCTCGATATTCGACCTCCTGAGTCATCAAGCCTCGGGGAGGAAATCCGGCACCGAGAGATAGCGCTCACCGGTATCGTAGTTGAAGCCGAGGACGCGTGACCCGGAACCCAGTTCGGGTAGCTTTTGCGCGATCGCCGCCAGCGTCGCTCCGCTCGAAATGCCGACCAGAAGACCTTCCTCGACCGCGCAACGCCGGGCCATGTTCTTCGCAGCTTCGGCATCCACCTGGATGGCGCCGTCGATCGCGCGTGTGTGCAGATTCCCCGGAATGAATCCCGCGCCAATGCCCTGGATCGGGTGCGGGCCGGGCTGGCCACCCGAAATGACCGGCGAAAGGACCGGCTCCACGGCGTAGGCCTTCATTCCGCTCCATTCGGTCTTCAGAACTTCGGCACAGCCGGTGAGGTGGCCGCCGGTCCCGACGCCCGTGATCAGCACATCGATAGGGCTGTCGGCGAAGTCGTTCAAAATTTCGCGTGCCGTGGTCCTGGCATGCACGGCGACGTTGGCGGGATTCTCGAATTGCTGCGGCATCCATGCGCCGGGAGTGCTTTGCACCAGTTCGCCTGCCCGCTCGAGCGCGCCCTTCATGCCCTTTTCGCGGGGCGTGAGATCGAAGGTTGCCCCATAGGCTAGCATCAGTCGGCGCCGTTCGAGGCTCATGCTCTCAGGCATCACGAGGACGAGCTTGTATCCCTTGACGGCGGCAACCATCGCCAGGCCGATGCCGGTGTTGCCGCTGGTCGGTTCAATGATCGTGCCGCCCGGTTGGAGCGCGCCCGACTTCTCGGCGTCCTCGACCATCGCGAGCGCGATGCGATCCTTGATCGAACCACCCGGATTGGTGCGTTCGCTCTTCACCCAGACTTCGTGGTCGGGAAACATGCGGGCGAGGCGGATGTGAGGGGTGTTGCCGATGGTGGCAAGGACGCTGTCGGCTTTCATGGCAGGGCCTCCTGGGGTTTGTCTGGGTGCGATAGTGGGGGCGGGTCGAATGTCTTTGCAAGCCTGAGTTCGGGAAACAGGCGCGCCCAATAGAGTGTAATGGCGATCGCCGCGACACCGCCCGCCACGACCGCCGCTACCGGGCCGATGACCGCGGCGAGCAAACCCGATTCCGTTTCACCTAGTTCGTTCGATGCCGAAATCGTGAGTGCCGATACCGCGCCGACGCGGCCGCGCATCTCGTCGGGCGTGTGCAACTGGATCAATGACTGGCGGATGTAGACCGAAACCATGTCGGCCGCACCAGCGACCACGAGAGCGATCAGGCTGAGCCAGAACAGTTTCGATAACCCGAACGTGACGATGGCCAGCGCAAAGACGATCACCGCGGCAAGCATCTTTACCCCGACGTCGCTCTTCATCGGGAAGAAGGAGAACCAGATCGACGCAGCCGTTGCCCCGATGCCCATGCCCGCGGCCAGCACGCCGAAGCCGTCGGGACCTACCTGGAGGATGTCGCGTGCGAAGACCGGGAGAAGGGCGGTCGCTCCTGCGAAAAGCACCACGAACAGATCAAGCGTAATCGTCGCCATGACAAGACGGTTGTCGCGCACGTAGCGGAAACCATCAACGACGCGCTGTATCGGTCTCCGATCCTTCTGCACCGCAGGTTGGGGCACCGGCTTTATCAGGAAAATGAGCAGCAGCGATGCCGCCAGCATGGCGGATATCGATGCATAGGCCACGTCGGGATGGATTGCGTAAAGCACGCCCCCGACGCTCGGCCCGGCGATCGTGCCGACCTGCCAGGCCATGGAACTGACCGCAATGGCTGTCGGCAACACCGCGCGAGGGACGAGGTTGGGCGCCAGCGCCGAATACGCTGGTCCGGCGAATGCCCTGGCGACGCCGACGAACATCGCGGCGACGAACAGAAAGGGCAGGGAAAGATTCCCCGTCCATGTCAGATAGCCGAGCATGGCGGCATTCAGCGTCAGCAGGAGCGTGGTCCAGCGGACGATCCAGCGCCGGTCATATGTATCCGCGATCAGGCCGACGACCGGGGTCAGCAGGAAAAGCGGCACGAACTGAACAAGGCCAATTATGCCGAGAAGCAGGGCGGAATGCTTTATGTCCATCGTCTCGCGGGCCAGGCTGTAAACCTGCCAGCCGATGATGATGGACTGCGCGCTGATGGCGATCGTGCCCAGCAGTCGCGACAGGAAATAGGCGCGAAAGTTCGCGATCGAGAGGGGATGCGGCACGGCGCTCACGGCACGCGCAATGGCATTAGCGGCGGCGCTTGCCAAGCAAGCGCTACCCTATGCGATCTAACGAAATGTTTGAGTGTTAGCGCGCCCGGCGCAGGCGCGGATTGGGCTGCAACGCCTCGATGATCCGGACAAAATCGTCGAGCCGGATGATGCGCTCGAACTGAAAGCCGGCGCGCTCGTCGCGCGTCCATATTACATAGGCTTCGATCCGGCCCACTTCCGGCAGCCGGATGATCACTCTATCACCGCGCGACAGGTCGTTCGCACCGTCGACCATGAAACCGTGTGCCGACAGGTTCACGACATGCAGCTTGAGGTCGCCGTGGACCTGATGCTCCGCAATGACGGGATAATCGACCGGATGCCGCGCCGCACGGCGCAGATCGGTGACCGAAAGCTGGGCTCCAACAGACACTGTACCAGGTCCCTCCATTGCGTGTGGACGGGAACGTACTGAAGGAAATTCGCTGATATTGGGTTAATCCCGGCCGCTTCAGGCAAGGATACCGTGCCGCTTCTTGCCAAGACTGAGGCGCCCGGTCCGTGCGGGCGCCGACGGATCGGTAACTGGTTCCCCGTCGAGCTTGACCGCACCCTCGGCGATCTTGCGCTTGGCTTCTCCGTTGGAAGCGGTGAAGCCGATTGCGGTCAGCGCTGCGGCGAAGTTCATGCCGGGCTCGAGCGCGAGGGTAGGAAGGTCCTCGCCTGCACCGCCTCCCGAGAAGGTGGTTGCCGCGGTTGCTTCGGCCGAGCGTGCCGCTTCCTCGCCCCGGACCAGGCGCGTGACCTCGTTGGCTAGCACGACCTTGGCGGCGTTGATTTCTGCACCTTGCAGCGCTTCCAGCCGAGCGACTTCGTCGAGCGGGAGGTCAGTGAAAAGGCGCAGGAAGCGACCGACATCGCGGTCGTCAGCGTTGCGCCAGTATTGCCAGAAATCCCACGACGGCAGTTGCGCTTCATTGAGCCAAACCGCCCCTGCAGCGGTCTTGCCCATCTTTGCCCCGTCGGCTGTGGTCAGGAGCGGGGTAGTGAGCCCGAACAACTCTGCCCCGTCCATTCGCCGGCCGAGCTCGACGCCGTTGACGATATTCCCCCACTGATCGCTGCCGCCCATCTGAAGGCGGACACCCATTTCCTTCGACAGGTGCCGGAAGTCGTAACCCTGAAGGATCATGTAGTTGAATTCGAGGAAGGTCATCGGCTGCTCGCGCTCGAGGCGCAAGCGGACCGAATCGAACGTCAGCATCCGGTTGACGGTGAAGTGTGTGCCGACCTCTTGCAGAAGTTCGATGTAACCAAGCTTGCCCAGCCAGTCCTGGTTATTGACCATGACCGCGTCGGTCGGACCGTCGCCGAAGCTAAGCAGCCTCTCGAAGACTGTCTTGATGCCATCGATGTTGTCCTCGATGGTTTGATCGGTGAGCATCTTGCGGCTCTCGTCGCGGCCGGTCGGGTCGCCGATGCGGGTCGTACCGCCGCCCATCAGCACGATCGGCTTGTGACCGGTCTGCTGCAGACGGCGCAGCATCATGATCTGGACCAGGCTGCCTATGTGCAGCGAGGGCGCGGTCGCATCGAAACCGATGTAGCCGGGCACGACTTGGCGCGCGGCAAGGGCATCCAGACCCGCCGCATCGGTCATCTGATGGACATAGCCCCGCTCGTCGAGCAGGCGCAGCAAATCGGATTCGTAAGCGCTCATAGCGGGCGGGCGGTTAGCACGGGGGCTCAGACATGCAAACGCATCGGTTGAAGGCGCATCCTTCGCATCTCCCCGCGCGTATCACAGGGGTCGAAGCGCGGGTCATCGGATTCGACGCAGACTGGCTCCGTGTTCGCTGGCGCATCGACGGATCGCAGGATCTTGTGGTG
Protein-coding regions in this window:
- the tyrS gene encoding tyrosine--tRNA ligase; its protein translation is MSAYESDLLRLLDERGYVHQMTDAAGLDALAARQVVPGYIGFDATAPSLHIGSLVQIMMLRRLQQTGHKPIVLMGGGTTRIGDPTGRDESRKMLTDQTIEDNIDGIKTVFERLLSFGDGPTDAVMVNNQDWLGKLGYIELLQEVGTHFTVNRMLTFDSVRLRLEREQPMTFLEFNYMILQGYDFRHLSKEMGVRLQMGGSDQWGNIVNGVELGRRMDGAELFGLTTPLLTTADGAKMGKTAAGAVWLNEAQLPSWDFWQYWRNADDRDVGRFLRLFTDLPLDEVARLEALQGAEINAAKVVLANEVTRLVRGEEAARSAEATAATTFSGGGAGEDLPTLALEPGMNFAAALTAIGFTASNGEAKRKIAEGAVKLDGEPVTDPSAPARTGRLSLGKKRHGILA
- a CDS encoding dienelactone hydrolase family protein, with translation MTQEVEYRDGDTLLTGKVFRPSGDARAAIAVFPTIMNPTPAVEAKARALAEAGFLAFLCDFYGETPANFAASVDLSTKLRSAAEQYRRRLRAGIAAMGETVPGLAQGAIGFCMGGQAVLELAREGADLEAVASFHGLLDTKAPAEPGKVKARILVCHGDADPLVPREQVIAFWEEMDRAGANWHFHSYSRVVHGFTNPKPPPSGGPPAYDASADRQSWSATMSLFDEVFS
- a CDS encoding PilZ domain-containing protein → MSVGAQLSVTDLRRAARHPVDYPVIAEHQVHGDLKLHVVNLSAHGFMVDGANDLSRGDRVIIRLPEVGRIEAYVIWTRDERAGFQFERIIRLDDFVRIIEALQPNPRLRRAR
- the cysK gene encoding cysteine synthase A gives rise to the protein MKADSVLATIGNTPHIRLARMFPDHEVWVKSERTNPGGSIKDRIALAMVEDAEKSGALQPGGTIIEPTSGNTGIGLAMVAAVKGYKLVLVMPESMSLERRRLMLAYGATFDLTPREKGMKGALERAGELVQSTPGAWMPQQFENPANVAVHARTTAREILNDFADSPIDVLITGVGTGGHLTGCAEVLKTEWSGMKAYAVEPVLSPVISGGQPGPHPIQGIGAGFIPGNLHTRAIDGAIQVDAEAAKNMARRCAVEEGLLVGISSGATLAAIAQKLPELGSGSRVLGFNYDTGERYLSVPDFLPEA
- a CDS encoding MFS transporter, producing the protein MSAVPHPLSIANFRAYFLSRLLGTIAISAQSIIIGWQVYSLARETMDIKHSALLLGIIGLVQFVPLFLLTPVVGLIADTYDRRWIVRWTTLLLTLNAAMLGYLTWTGNLSLPFLFVAAMFVGVARAFAGPAYSALAPNLVPRAVLPTAIAVSSMAWQVGTIAGPSVGGVLYAIHPDVAYASISAMLAASLLLIFLIKPVPQPAVQKDRRPIQRVVDGFRYVRDNRLVMATITLDLFVVLFAGATALLPVFARDILQVGPDGFGVLAAGMGIGATAASIWFSFFPMKSDVGVKMLAAVIVFALAIVTFGLSKLFWLSLIALVVAGAADMVSVYIRQSLIQLHTPDEMRGRVGAVSALTISASNELGETESGLLAAVIGPVAAVVAGGVAAIAITLYWARLFPELRLAKTFDPPPLSHPDKPQEALP